One genomic region from Molothrus aeneus isolate 106 chromosome 24, BPBGC_Maene_1.0, whole genome shotgun sequence encodes:
- the MED20 gene encoding mediator of RNA polymerase II transcription subunit 20 isoform X2: MGVTCVSQVPVAEGKSVQQTVELLARRLEALGADKQGTFGVDCETYHTAAALGTQGQTGKLMYVMHNSEYPLSCFALFENGPCLVADANFDTLMVKLKGFFQNAKANKIESRGTRYQYCDFLVKLGTVTMGPSARGISVEVEYCPCVIANDCWNLLMEFMQSFMGSHTPGLPSVFGSKHDSTYSPGDTMVQYMELFNKIRKQQQVPVAGIR, encoded by the exons ATGGGGGTCACCTG CGTGTCGCAGGTGCCGGTGGCCGAGGGCAAGAGCGTGCAGCAGACGGTGGAGCTGCTGGCGCGGCGGCTGGAGGCGCTGGGCGCGGACAAGCAGGGCACGTTCGGCGTGGACTGCGAGACCTATCACACCGCGGCCGCCCTCGGCACGCAGG GGCAGACAGGGAAGCTGATGTACGTCATGCACAACTCCGAGTACCCCCTGAGCTGCTTCGCCCTCTTCGAGAACGGGCCCTGCCTGGTGGCCGATGCCAACTTTGACACCCTCATGGTGAAGCTCAAGGGCTTCTTCCAGAACGCCAAGGCCAACAAGATCGAGAGCCGCGGCACCCGCTACCAGTACTGCGACTTCCTGGTGAAGCTGGGCACGGTCACCATGGGCCCCAGCGCCAGGGGCATCTCCGTGGAG GTGGAATACTGCCCCTGTGTGATCGCCAACGACTGCTGGAACCTGCTGATGGAGTTCATGCAGAGCTTCATGGGCAGCCACACGCCCGGGCTCCCGTCGGTGTTCGGCTCCAAGCACGACAGCACCTACAGCCCCGGGGACACCATGGTGCAGTACATGGAGCTCTTCAACAAGATCCgcaagcagcagcaggtgcccGTGGCTGGCATCAGGTGA
- the MED20 gene encoding mediator of RNA polymerase II transcription subunit 20 isoform X1 — MGVTCVSQVPVAEGKSVQQTVELLARRLEALGADKQGTFGVDCETYHTAAALGTQALAVIAGQTGKLMYVMHNSEYPLSCFALFENGPCLVADANFDTLMVKLKGFFQNAKANKIESRGTRYQYCDFLVKLGTVTMGPSARGISVEVEYCPCVIANDCWNLLMEFMQSFMGSHTPGLPSVFGSKHDSTYSPGDTMVQYMELFNKIRKQQQVPVAGIR, encoded by the exons ATGGGGGTCACCTG CGTGTCGCAGGTGCCGGTGGCCGAGGGCAAGAGCGTGCAGCAGACGGTGGAGCTGCTGGCGCGGCGGCTGGAGGCGCTGGGCGCGGACAAGCAGGGCACGTTCGGCGTGGACTGCGAGACCTATCACACCGCGGCCGCCCTCGGCACGCAGG CCCTCGCTGTGATTGCAGGGCAGACAGGGAAGCTGATGTACGTCATGCACAACTCCGAGTACCCCCTGAGCTGCTTCGCCCTCTTCGAGAACGGGCCCTGCCTGGTGGCCGATGCCAACTTTGACACCCTCATGGTGAAGCTCAAGGGCTTCTTCCAGAACGCCAAGGCCAACAAGATCGAGAGCCGCGGCACCCGCTACCAGTACTGCGACTTCCTGGTGAAGCTGGGCACGGTCACCATGGGCCCCAGCGCCAGGGGCATCTCCGTGGAG GTGGAATACTGCCCCTGTGTGATCGCCAACGACTGCTGGAACCTGCTGATGGAGTTCATGCAGAGCTTCATGGGCAGCCACACGCCCGGGCTCCCGTCGGTGTTCGGCTCCAAGCACGACAGCACCTACAGCCCCGGGGACACCATGGTGCAGTACATGGAGCTCTTCAACAAGATCCgcaagcagcagcaggtgcccGTGGCTGGCATCAGGTGA
- the BYSL gene encoding bystin, whose amino-acid sequence MPKARRARGSGPAPALPLAEQILQDAAPRLRAREKRGAEEPGGDGGGDGFVDARLSRRILEQARRQQEELEAEHGPGAPAAPRQRSAVLGPGSDSEDDEEWPSLEKAAAAAGRSGDYGGEVEVDPEDEKAIEMFMNKNPPLRRTLADIIMEKITEKQTEVETALSELSGCPMPQLDPRVLEVYRGVREVLSKYRSGKLPKAFKIIPALSNWEQILYITEPETWTAAAMYQATRIFSSNLKERMAQRFYNLVLLPRIRDDIAEYKRLNFHLYMALKKALFKPAAWFKGILIPLCESGTCTLREAIIIGSILSKCSIPVLHSSAALLKLAEMQYSGANSIFLRLLIDKKYALPFRVLDALVFHFLAFRSEQRLLPVLWHQSLLALAQRYKEDLSSEQKEALLELLKFHSHPQISPEIRRELMNSGTRDVEGEQALAME is encoded by the exons ATGCCCAAGGcccggcgggcgcggggctccggcccggccccggcgctgccctTGGCCGAGCAGATCCTGCAGGACGCGGCCCCGCGGCTCCGGGCGCGGGAGAAGCGCGGGGCGGAGGAGCCGGGCGGGGATGGCGGCGGGGACGGGTTCGTGGACGCGCGGCTGTCCCGGCGCATCCTGGAGCAGGCGCGgcggcagcaggaggagctggaggccGAGCACGGCCCCGGAgcgcccgcagccccccggCAGCGCAGCGCGGTTCTCG GTCCCGGCTCGGACTCGGAGGATGATGAGGAGTGGCCTTCGCTGGAGAAggcagcggcggccgcgggaCGGAGCGGGGACTACGGCGGGGAGGTGGAGGTGGACCCCGAGGACGAGAAAGCCATCGAGATGTTCATGAACAAGAACCCGCCCCTGAG GCGCACGCTGGCCGATATCATCATGGAGAAGATCACGGAGAAGCAGACGGAGGTGGAGACGGCGCTGTCGGAGCTCTCAGGCTGCCCCATGCCCCAGCTCGACCCCCGTGTCCTGGAGGTCTACAGGGGCGTCAGGGAG GTGCTGTCCAAGTACAGGAGTGGGAAGCTCCCCAAGGCGTTCAAAATCATCCCTGCCTTGTCCAACTGGGAGCAGATCCTCTACATCACTGAGCCAGAGACGTGGACAGCTGCTGCCATGTACCAGGCCACCAG GATATTTTCCTCCAACCTGAAGGAGAGGATGGCCCAGAGGTTCTACAACCTGGTGCTGCTGCCGCGGATCCGGGACGACATCGCCGAGTACAAGAGGCTCAACTTCCACCTGTACATGGCTCTGAAGAAGGCCCTGTTCAAACCAGCAGCCTGGTTCAAGG GGATCCTCATCCCGCTGTGCGAGTCTGGCACCTGCACGCTCAGGGAGGCCATCATCATCGGCAGCATCCTCAGCAAGTGCTCCATCCCCGTCCTGCACTCCAG TGCAGCCCTGCTGAAGCTGGCAGAGATGCAGTACAGCGGTGCCAACAGCATCTTCCTGCGCCTGCTCATCGACAAGAAATACGCGCTGCCCTTCCGCGTGCTGGACGCCCTGGTGTTCCACTTCCTGGCCTTCCGCTCGGAGCAGCGGCTCCTGCCCGTGCTGTGGCACCAGAGCCTGCTGGCCCTAGCGCAGCGCTACAAGGAGGACCTGTCCTCAGAGCAGAaggaggctctgctggagctgctcaagTTCCACAGCCACCCCCAGATCTCGCCCGAGATCCGCCGGGAGCTGATGAACTCCGGGACCAGGGACGTGGAGGGGGAGCAGGCGCTGGCCATGGAGTGA